Below is a window of Leuconostoc gasicomitatum LMG 18811 DNA.
GGAGCTATACAGGAGGATAAGTAATGAATAGTAGTGCGCTAGTAAATATATTTGCTAAACGTGTCATTGAAGCCACAGATTATCTCGATGATGATAAAGTCTATTTAATTAATCAAATTCTCGGCATTGTTGGTGAGTCAAGTTATATGGTGGCTCCTGAGGACAGTGATTTGGAAAAATTATCGACCCTAGACATATTAGATCAATTAATAATGTTATCTAAAAACAATGGCACTTTGGCTAATAGACAAATGAATGAAGATATGTTGGGCGCACAGTTGATGAATTTATTTGTACCAAGACCGTCGCAGGTGAATAAATTATTTTGGACGTATTATCAAGTATCGCCTGAATCTGCAACTAATTATTTATTTGAATTGTCGAAGCGCAGTAATTATATTAAAACGCGTGAAATTAGTCAAAATATCTCGTTTCCAGCACCAACAAACTATGGCGAATTACAAATAACGATTAACTTATCTAAGCCAGAAAAAGATCCTAAAGCCATTGCAGCAGCTGCAGCAATGAGTCATGAAAGCAATCAGAAATTACAGTATCCAGCCTCTCAATTGGCACGCGAAAATGAAGGTTACTGGGGCCGTTTAGATTATGCAGCACGAACAAATCATCGCGTGGTTCCTCTAACATTGGGCGGTGAAACTTGGTATTTTCAATATTCACCTTATGCCTATTTTAATGAACATGCGATTGTCTTGTCGCAAACGATTCGACCTATGCATATTGATGAAGAAAACATGGCGCGTCTATTAGAATTTGTAACGCAATTTCCAGATTATTTTATAGGCTCAAATGCGGATTTACCAATCGTTGGTGGATCCATTTTGTCACATGACCATTTTCAAGCGGGGCGGTACGAATTGCCGATGGCCAAGGCAGCAATTAAACAGAAAATTCATATCGCAAATGTAACACTTGATGAAGCAGGTGTATTGAATTGGCCTATGACAGCTATTCGTTTGATAGATAAAAATAAAAATAAGTTATTAAAAGCTGCCATGCATGTGATTAAAATATGGCATGTTTATGATGATACATCTTTGTCAATTCAAAGTTATGATGAAAATGGCACACCACACCATACAGTGACGCCAATTGTGCGTTATCGTCATGACAGGTATGAAATTGATTTGGTTTTGCGTGACAACAATGTTTCAGATGCTTTTCCTGATGGTATTTTCCATCCACATCCTGATGTTCAACATATCAAAAAAGAGAACATTGGTTTAATTGAGGTCATGGGATTGGCTATTTTACCACCACGATTAAAAAAAGAATTAGTGGCAGTAGAAGATTTCCTACTCGAAAAGGTTGACCATGTGGCGTCAAAACATCAAGCATGGGCAGACCAATTGCTTGTCTCACACGAAGTGAACACTGAAAATGTTGAAAATATTGTGCAACAAAGTGTTGGTCAAATATTTAAGCGGGTATTAGAAGATGCCGGTATTTTCAAATCTAATGATATCGGTCAACAAGGATTGCAGAAATTCATTCATGAGATAGAATAAAGTCATAAATCGTTTATGACCCTCTAATTTGTATG
It encodes the following:
- the galT gene encoding UDP-glucose--hexose-1-phosphate uridylyltransferase produces the protein MNSSALVNIFAKRVIEATDYLDDDKVYLINQILGIVGESSYMVAPEDSDLEKLSTLDILDQLIMLSKNNGTLANRQMNEDMLGAQLMNLFVPRPSQVNKLFWTYYQVSPESATNYLFELSKRSNYIKTREISQNISFPAPTNYGELQITINLSKPEKDPKAIAAAAAMSHESNQKLQYPASQLARENEGYWGRLDYAARTNHRVVPLTLGGETWYFQYSPYAYFNEHAIVLSQTIRPMHIDEENMARLLEFVTQFPDYFIGSNADLPIVGGSILSHDHFQAGRYELPMAKAAIKQKIHIANVTLDEAGVLNWPMTAIRLIDKNKNKLLKAAMHVIKIWHVYDDTSLSIQSYDENGTPHHTVTPIVRYRHDRYEIDLVLRDNNVSDAFPDGIFHPHPDVQHIKKENIGLIEVMGLAILPPRLKKELVAVEDFLLEKVDHVASKHQAWADQLLVSHEVNTENVENIVQQSVGQIFKRVLEDAGIFKSNDIGQQGLQKFIHEIE